A single region of the candidate division WOR-3 bacterium genome encodes:
- a CDS encoding LEA type 2 family protein, whose product MLELGVVRSKGRKWHLKTDSRSAEPFKAELAVAAAYVLWLAACSPSIKTPDVRLRSIDQKSADTTVVGLEIVNPNRFPLRVMSVDYDVSIGDRLCGRGRRSEGLFLDARDTTVADFPLVIDYAGLLSSIPALLTDSVVFSVKGSYLVSTIVGRRRFGFGGERKVAVKDELQSFINGLFED is encoded by the coding sequence ATGCTTGAACTGGGCGTCGTACGTTCGAAAGGCAGGAAGTGGCACCTCAAGACGGATAGCCGTTCAGCCGAGCCGTTCAAGGCCGAACTCGCCGTCGCGGCCGCCTACGTGCTGTGGCTGGCTGCGTGCTCGCCTTCGATTAAGACGCCAGATGTCCGGTTGCGGTCCATCGACCAGAAGTCGGCCGACACGACGGTGGTAGGACTTGAAATCGTCAACCCGAACCGATTCCCGCTGCGGGTGATGTCGGTCGACTACGATGTGTCCATTGGCGACCGGCTGTGCGGCCGGGGCCGCCGATCCGAGGGGCTGTTCCTTGACGCCCGCGACACGACGGTCGCCGATTTCCCGCTGGTGATAGACTACGCGGGATTGCTGAGCTCTATACCGGCGCTGTTGACCGACTCGGTCGTGTTCAGCGTGAAAGGAAGCTACTTGGTGTCGACAATCGTCGGCCGGCGGCGGTTCGGGTTCGGCGGCGAGAGGAAGGTTGCGGTCAAGGACGAGTTGCAGTCCTTCATCAACGGTCTGTTCGAGGACTGA
- a CDS encoding DUF502 domain-containing protein, with protein MKEFRHYFLTGVATLLPLSVTVFIFWFIIVRLGALFHPLFGLNPWLAGLPGWFATLAGFVLFIMLVLFTGWIATGLIGKLTLGWLDKILQRVPIVKSIYGSARQLTNAVFVDRSSLRRTVIAEYPRLGMFAVGFLTSDEKITLSDGRKAAFVFFPTTPNPTSGWLALIPEAEVIETAMSIEDGLKLVVSGGVIKPTDIGTFIRPPV; from the coding sequence TTGAAAGAATTCCGCCACTACTTCCTCACCGGCGTCGCGACCCTGCTGCCCCTGAGCGTTACCGTCTTCATCTTCTGGTTCATCATCGTCCGGCTGGGTGCTCTGTTTCACCCGCTCTTCGGCTTGAACCCGTGGCTCGCGGGCCTGCCCGGATGGTTCGCCACTCTCGCTGGGTTCGTCCTTTTCATCATGCTCGTCCTCTTCACCGGCTGGATTGCCACGGGTCTCATCGGCAAGCTCACGCTCGGCTGGCTGGACAAGATCCTGCAGCGTGTGCCCATCGTCAAGAGCATCTACGGCTCGGCTCGCCAGCTAACCAACGCCGTGTTCGTCGACCGCAGCTCGCTCCGCCGGACCGTCATCGCCGAATACCCGCGCTTGGGGATGTTTGCGGTCGGGTTCCTGACCAGCGATGAGAAGATAACCCTCTCCGACGGCCGCAAGGCGGCCTTCGTCTTCTTCCCGACTACGCCCAACCCGACCTCAGGCTGGCTTGCGCTCATCCCCGAGGCCGAGGTCATCGAGACGGCGATGAGCATCGAAGACGGCCTGAAGCTCGTTGTCTCCGGCGGCGTCATCAAGCCCACCGATATCGGCACCTTCATCCGCCCACCCGTTTGA
- a CDS encoding DUF4416 family protein yields MDMFELLKEESTTDDPVKLVVGLLSNDRNLLAQAQSALAEGFGTVTAKSEEIPFNFTDYYEKEMGPNLIRQWLAFQDLVEAEQLVDFKQTTHTLEKRFLGPNAKRRVNLDPGLLSLHNLVLASTKGFAHRIYLRGGIYADLALIFQSGKFQPLAWTYPDYQTPACHDFLMRCRKELLAEAAQQRTGQDNQVFKAT; encoded by the coding sequence ATGGACATGTTTGAACTCTTGAAAGAGGAAAGCACGACCGACGATCCAGTGAAGCTGGTGGTCGGACTCCTCTCGAATGACCGCAACCTGCTGGCGCAGGCTCAGTCCGCTCTGGCCGAAGGGTTCGGGACCGTGACTGCCAAGAGCGAAGAGATACCGTTCAACTTCACCGACTACTACGAAAAGGAGATGGGACCGAACCTGATTCGCCAGTGGTTGGCATTCCAGGACCTGGTCGAGGCTGAGCAACTCGTCGATTTCAAGCAGACTACCCATACCCTGGAGAAGCGTTTCCTCGGTCCGAACGCCAAGCGCCGCGTGAACCTCGACCCCGGCCTGCTTTCCCTGCACAACCTGGTACTGGCCTCAACCAAGGGCTTTGCCCACCGCATCTACCTTCGCGGCGGCATCTACGCCGACCTGGCGCTCATCTTCCAGTCGGGCAAATTCCAGCCGCTCGCCTGGACCTATCCCGACTACCAGACTCCGGCCTGCCACGACTTCCTGATGCGCTGCCGCAAAGAGCTGCTGGCCGAGGCCGCGCAACAGCGGACGGGCCAGGACAACCAGGTCTTCAAGGCGACTTGA
- the scpB gene encoding SMC-Scp complex subunit ScpB gives MMEEKPAAGVESRESGVAGAEPGGVAPESEIPTPRPKPLHPGALEPAPQSLAPDPVSPLSTPESDDSSLDNRHSEIPAPAPLPAVQVLEALLFAADAPVKLDRLAELAEVEPEEARAVIDGLNAVYQETGRTFRVQRVAQGFQLYTMPDYAEFVRRLYQHQYTHRLSRAALEVMAIIAYKQPVTRPEIEQLRGVDCSGPLVTLLERRLIATYGRASRPGNPFLYRTTPEFLRYFGLAGLEDLPRMEEIGEFLARRETGTTGSVPEKDVTFDSLAMDGGHRDGAPDDAR, from the coding sequence ATGATGGAAGAGAAACCGGCAGCGGGAGTAGAGAGTAGAGAGTCGGGAGTAGCCGGAGCTGAACCGGGCGGCGTCGCGCCAGAGAGCGAGATTCCGACTCCTAGACCAAAACCCCTGCACCCCGGGGCCCTTGAACCCGCGCCGCAATCCCTCGCCCCCGATCCCGTCTCCCCACTCTCGACTCCCGAGTCCGATGATTCGTCACTCGACAATCGTCATTCGGAAATCCCTGCGCCGGCGCCGCTTCCTGCCGTACAGGTGCTCGAGGCCCTGCTCTTTGCCGCCGACGCCCCGGTCAAGCTTGACCGGCTCGCAGAGCTTGCCGAGGTGGAACCGGAAGAGGCGCGGGCGGTTATCGATGGGCTTAATGCCGTCTACCAGGAAACCGGCAGGACGTTCCGCGTTCAGCGGGTAGCGCAGGGGTTCCAGCTGTACACTATGCCGGACTACGCCGAGTTCGTGCGCCGCCTCTACCAGCACCAGTACACTCACCGGCTCTCACGCGCGGCGCTCGAGGTGATGGCGATCATCGCCTACAAGCAGCCGGTCACCCGGCCCGAGATCGAGCAGCTACGGGGGGTTGACTGCTCGGGCCCGCTTGTTACACTCCTAGAACGCCGGCTGATTGCGACCTACGGCCGCGCCAGCCGCCCGGGCAACCCGTTTCTCTACCGGACCACGCCTGAGTTCCTGCGCTACTTCGGGTTGGCAGGACTTGAGGATCTGCCCCGGATGGAGGAGATCGGGGAATTCCTTGCCCGGCGTGAAACCGGAACGACCGGCAGTGTGCCGGAAAAGGACGTGACCTTCGATTCGCTGGCTATGGACGGCGGCCACCGAGACGGCGCGCCGGATGATGCGAGGTAA
- a CDS encoding aspartate kinase: MPLVVQKYGGSSVADIEGIRRVARRVVATRAAGNRVVVVVSAMGHTTDALTKLAHEIMPSPQRRELDMLLTAGEREAMALVSLAILSEGLEAVSFTGSQVGIITDRFHSDARIEEIRGDRLRRALRGKVIPIVAGFQGVSPEREITTLGRGGSDVTAVALAAALGAERCELYKDVDGVFTENPSEFPGVRLVPGLSFEELAELAGSGSEVIHPRACALAAKYRVRLSIRSSFNDKRGTTVAKLEKMEKAFVRAMTHNHKLVRLSLVDVPKKEKCLHQVVTQLAAARVPVVFFNHGVVHGDRFDLSYIVPEASLPAARTILGKLAKQVRADRLEVKDSLCSVSVVGPGVGSDPEILSGTLDTLHRVGVHLDAFSTSETRLSCFMDRKDLRLAGAALLARFRLKR; encoded by the coding sequence ATGCCTCTAGTCGTCCAGAAGTACGGCGGAAGCTCGGTCGCGGACATCGAGGGGATCCGCCGCGTGGCGCGCCGGGTCGTAGCGACCCGCGCCGCCGGCAACCGGGTCGTGGTCGTGGTTTCGGCGATGGGCCACACCACCGACGCTCTGACGAAACTGGCGCACGAAATCATGCCCAGCCCCCAACGGCGCGAACTCGACATGCTCCTGACCGCGGGCGAGCGGGAAGCGATGGCGCTGGTTTCTCTCGCCATCCTCAGCGAAGGCCTGGAAGCGGTCTCGTTCACCGGCTCACAGGTCGGCATCATCACCGACCGATTCCACTCCGACGCCCGGATTGAGGAAATCCGGGGCGACCGTCTCCGCCGCGCCCTGCGCGGAAAGGTAATCCCGATTGTCGCCGGGTTCCAGGGAGTTAGCCCGGAGCGCGAGATAACCACACTCGGCCGCGGCGGCTCGGACGTGACCGCGGTTGCGCTCGCGGCCGCACTCGGCGCCGAGCGTTGTGAACTCTACAAGGACGTGGACGGCGTCTTCACCGAGAACCCTTCGGAGTTTCCCGGTGTACGGCTGGTGCCCGGGCTCAGCTTCGAGGAACTGGCCGAACTGGCCGGCTCCGGCTCGGAGGTGATTCACCCGCGGGCGTGCGCGCTCGCGGCCAAGTACCGGGTGCGACTTTCCATCCGGTCTTCATTCAACGACAAGCGAGGTACGACTGTGGCCAAACTTGAGAAGATGGAGAAGGCTTTTGTCCGGGCGATGACGCACAACCACAAGCTGGTGCGGCTTTCGCTCGTTGACGTGCCGAAGAAGGAGAAATGCCTGCACCAGGTTGTGACCCAACTGGCCGCGGCCCGCGTGCCGGTCGTGTTCTTCAACCACGGCGTGGTGCACGGCGACCGGTTCGACCTGTCCTACATCGTACCCGAGGCGAGCCTGCCGGCGGCCAGGACCATCCTCGGGAAGCTCGCCAAGCAGGTGCGGGCCGACCGGCTTGAGGTCAAGGACTCCCTCTGCTCGGTGTCAGTGGTCGGGCCGGGCGTCGGCTCCGACCCGGAGATTCTCTCCGGCACGCTCGATACGCTGCACCGGGTCGGCGTCCACCTCGATGCCTTCTCGACGTCGGAAACAAGGCTATCGTGCTTCATGGACCGGAAAGACCTGCGGCTTGCCGGCGCCGCGCTCCTCGCACGTTTCAGGCTGAAGAGATGA